CATTGCGTGCTCTCTTTCTCAGGCGAGGTAGTTGGTATATACACATACTAAGTTAGCCAGCCTAATTAATGCAGGCTACATCTAGTGTGGGTGGTGAAGGGTTCCGTCCGGATGGGTGATCGTCCTTGACGCGGCGGGGCGGGGGTAGGACCGTGGGGCCCTATGAGGGGCGAACCCAGTTGCCCGAAGTGCGGTGGCCGGGTCAGGGCTCCCGGCCTCTTCTCCGACTCGTGGCAGTGCGATGCGCACGGCACCGTTCATCCGGTGCAGCCCGTGATACCGCCGAGCGTCGACGCCCTCAACGTCGTGGTGCACCGCACTCAGGTGCCGCTGTGGATGCCGTGGCCCCTGCCGGTCGGGTGGCTGTTCACGGGCGTGGCCTGCGCGGGGGACGACCGCACGGGCGGCCGTGCGACCGCCGTCGCCTGCACGGGACCCGGACCGCTCGGCGGGATGGGCGAGCTGATCCTGGTGGCCGAGGAGCTCGGGGTCGGGCTCGGGGCGCGGTACGCGGGCATGGACGGTCCCGACCCGGGGCCGCACATGAACGTCGAGAAGCCGCCTCAGGCGAAGGTGCTGGCCGCCGGGCGCCCCACGCCGCTGTGGCATGTGGCCGGGGCGCCGGACGACCGGGCCGTCTTCGCCGGTGAGGCGCTGGGGGTGTGGCTCTGGGCCGTGGTGTGGCCCGAGCAGTCCGGGCTGCTGATGTACGACGAGCTCGTGCTGACGGATCTGCGGGATGCCGGCGCCGAGGTCGAGCTGGTGCCGTGCGGCGCCTTGTCGCCGCGCTTGCTGGGAGCCTGAGGGGTGTAGGGCTCAGGGTGTAGGGGGCGCTTGCCCGGTTCGGGTGTGACATGGGGCGTCGAAAAGCTGGTTATCCTTGAGCAGTCCTGTCGTCCCGCCCGTGTCTGGAGTCCGTGTCGTGCGTATCGATCTGCACACCCACTCCACCGCTTCCGACGGGACGGACTCGCCCGCCGAGCTGGTGCGCAAGGCCGCTGTGGCCGGGCTGGACGTCGTCGCGCTCACCGATCACGACACCACCCGCGGGCATGCCGAGGCGATCGTCGCGCTGCCCGAGGGAGTCACGCTGGTCACCGGGGCCGAGCTCTCCTGCCGGATCGACGGGATCAGCATGCACATGCTGGCCTACCTCTTCGACGCCGAGGAGCCGGCGCTGCTCGCCGAGCGGGAGCTGGTCCGGGACGACCGGGTGCCGCGCGCCCAGGGCATGATCGCCAAGCTTCGGGAGCTGGGCGTGCCCGTGACGTGGGAGCAGGTGGCGCGGATCGCCGGTGACGGGTCCGTCGGGCGCCCGCACGTGGCGAGCGCGCTCGTCGAACTGGGTGTCGTGCCGACCGTGAACGACGCCTTCACCCAGGACTGGCTGGCCGACGGCGGCCGGGTCTTCGTGGAGAAGCACGAGACCGACCCCTTCGAGGCGATCCGGCTGATCAAGGGCGCGGGCGGGGTCGCGGTGTTCGCGCATCCCGGGGCCAGCAAGCGGGGGCTCACGGTGCCGGAGGCCGCCATCGCCGAGATGGCCGCGGCCGGGCTGGACGGCGTCGAGGTCGACCACATGGACCACGACGCCGACACGCGCGCGCGGCTGCGGGGGCTGGCGAAGGAGCTCGGCCTTCTCGTGACCGGGTCGTCGGACTACCACGGCAGCAGGAAGACGTGCGTGCTCGGGGAGTACACGACGGATCCCGAGGTGTACGGGGAGATCACGCGGCGGGCCTTCGGGGCGTTTCCCGTGCCGGGGGCCGGCGGGGTCGTCTGAGGTCTCTCCCCCGTAGGTCCGTTTCTCTCCCACTCGGCGCCGCGCTGCGCCCACCCGTTCCCACCGAACGGCCCGGCCGCGGCGGCAGCCCCCTGCGCAAGGCTCACTCATGTTCGACCTCGCCGTCTTCGGCTCCCTGTTCCTGACCCTCTTCGTCATCATGGATCCCCCGGGGATCACCCCGATCTTCCTCGCGCTCACCGCCGGCCGGCCCGGCAAGGTGCAGAAGCGGATGGCCTTCCAGGCCGTCTGTGTCGCCGGCGGTGTGATCACCGTGTTCGGGCTCCTCGGGCACCAGATCCTGAACTACCTGCACGTGTCCGTGCCCGCGCTGATGATCGCGGGCGGTCTGCTGCTTCTGCTGATCGCGCTGGATCTGCTCACCGGCAAGACCGACGAGCCGAAGCAGACCAAGGACGTCAACGTCGCCCTCGTACCCCTGGGCATGCCGCTGCTGGCCGGGCCCGGGGCGATCGTGTCGGTCATCCTCGCCGTGCAGAAGGCCCACGGCGTCGCCGCGCAGGTGTCCGTGTGGGCGGCGATCCTCGCCATCCATGTCGTGCTGTGGCTGGTGATGCGGTACTCGCTGGTGATCATCCGGATCATCAAGGACGGCGGTGTGGTCCTGGTGACCCGGCTCGCGGGCATGATGCTCTCCGCGATCGCCGTGCAGCAGATCATCAACGGCGTCACGCAGGTGATCCAGGGGAGCTGACGGTCCGCGTCAGGCCTGGCGGATCAGGACGCCGCGGATCTCCCGGGCCGGTCCGGGGTGGCCGAGGTACTCGTCCATCCTGTGCGCGCGCTCGCGGCCGTTGGGGACGGCCAGCTGGGTGAGCTTCCCCCACCGTTCGTCCTCCAGGGGGCAGCCGATGGCCACCGCGTCGGTGGGGCACCAGACGTTGACCCAGTCACGCACCCTGGGCGGCTGGTGCGGGCCACGGGTGAGGAGGCGCTCATTGACGCCGTCCAGGCCGAGCGGGCTGCCCGCGGTGACGAGCAGGACCGGGTCGAGGCCGTCGGGCAGCCGGGTCAGCAGGTCCATGCCCACGACCGTCCCCAGGCTGTGCGTGACCAGCACCAGCTCGCCGTTGGTGGGCATCGTCTCCATGACGCTGTCCAGCACCGCCTGGCGCACGGCGCTCTCGCCGAGGTACAGGTCGACGTCCCGCAGGAACGTGGCGATGGTCCACTCGTCGAGGTCCGACTTGGCCGCGAGCCAGCTCAGCGGCCGGTGCAGCGCCCCGATCAGGCCCGCACCGAAGCCCTCCGTGGTCGCCGGACCGTTCTGGGGCATGCCGGCCCGGGCGGCCGCCTCGTAGAGCAGTCGCTCGTAGGAGCCGGTGGGCGACTCCGCGGCGAACACCTCGGCGGCAGCGGCGGCGCTCACCCGGTCCAGGCCGATGGACTCGGCCGTGCTCTCCCTGCCGCTCACGAGGTCGTGCAGTCTCGTGCCGTAGAACGGGAACCACACGTCCTCCGGGTCGAGCGGTTGCAGGCCCGCGAGGGTGAGCCCGCGGTTCAGGCCGGCCGTCCACGTGCGGCGGAGATCGTCGGGGTGGTTGTCCTGCTGGTCCCGGCCGTGCAGGAAGACCACGTGCTGACGGCCGCCGAAGGCGGTACCGCGGGCGCGGAGCCCGACCCGGGGTCTGCGGGCCGCGGTCTCGCTCCCGGTCATGGGAACCGTCACCGGGACCGCTGGGGCCGACGGGGCCGTGACGCCCGGTACCGGCGCCGACCTCTCGCTCTGTGCCCCGGCGACGGGCGACGGGCGGGCCGGCGCGGTGGCCATGGTCCGGTCCAGTCCGGTGTCCGGGCCCATCTCGGCCAGCAGGGCACGCCGCCCCGGGTCGAGGTCCAGCCCGGCCAGGTGCTTGAGGATCGAGCTGATCCGGACGCCCTCGTTGGCGACCCACTCGATGGCGTCGTCGCCGTCGCCCTGCTGCCAGGGCCGGCCGTCCTTGCGCAGCACGCGGCCCTGGTCGTCCTTCTTCGGCACGCCGCTGTGGTGCAGCGCCACGACCTCCCACTGGTCGTTGAAGACGGGCGAGCCGGAGTTCCCCGGTTCGGTGTCGGTCTTGTAGTGGACGAAGTCGTCGAGGCGGACCAGCACCGCGTTGTCGCGCAGCGCGATCTCCTTCAGCCGCCCCTGCGGATGGCCGATGATGTTCACCTTCTCGCCGAGCACCAGCTTGCCGATCTGCACGCTCAGCCGGTTCCAGCCGAAGATCTCGCCCGGGGCAGAGCCGTCCGGGGCGGGCGCCACCGCCACCAGGGCGAAGTCGAGCCGCCGGTCCGCCGCGAAGAAGGCCCCGGGGTCGAGCTCCATCCGGACGACGGTGTCGGGCAGGTTGTCCGCCGTGACCTGGGCGCTGAACTCCACGAAGCAGCGGCGGGCGAAGCTCTCGTCGGGCAGCACGTGGTGGTTGGTCATCATCAGCTGCGGAGAGACCAGGAAGCCGGTGCCGTGCGGCAGCTCGCGGCCGTCGCGCCGCAGGGTGATCCGGGCGACCGTGGCCCCGGCCCTGACCCCGCGCGGCAGGAAGCTCCAGGCCTGAAGCTCGTTGGACAGGTCGATGATCCGCTCGTTGGCGTCGGGCAGGTCCATGGCCTCGCGGTGGATGTCCGCCACCACCGCCGAGGCCGACAGACCACCCCGGTCGAGGATCCGGTCGGCGCGCACGGCGAGCGCGTCCGGGGAGTCCGGGAACCGCACACCGGCCGCCAGCCGGTCCTCCACCCGCTCGCGCTCCGCGGCGGAGTCCTCGTAGCGCCGCGCGGCCTCGTCGGCGGCCTGCTCGTGCAGCTCCTTGTGCGACCGGTCCGTCACCGACATGGTCCACCGTCCTGTTCTGGCTCGCGCTGGGCCCCTCAGCCAGTACGCCCCCGGTCGCGCAGGTCCGCAACAGCGGAGCCCCCGCACGGCCGATGCCGGGCGGGGGCTGCGAAGTGTGGGAGAGCTGCGCGCGTTATGAGGCCGTGGTCTCGGCCGGGCGGATCCAGAGGCGCTGCCCTATGGCGGCCGCCTGCTGCACGATGCGGTTGACGGAGGCGGCGTCCACGACGGTCGTGTCCACAGGTGTGCCGTCGACGTCGTCGAGTCGCATGATTTCGAAGCGCAAGGGCTTCTCCCTTCGTCTGGTCATCCTCCTGAGGAGAACTACTCGGTGTGCGGTCCACCGGGCTCTCGTGCCCGGTGTTCCTTATGGGTCAACAGGGATGCAGGGTTCAAACATTCCCTACGCTAAGGAAATTTTTCGAACGGCTAATTACCAAGCCGTAAGAGTGTGGTTACGGGACCGACCGGGACCGGTTGTGTTCGCAGCGTGACCGCCGGGACAATGGAGGTGATGAACGACGACCTCGCGGCCCTCAGCGCCCGCATCGACCGCACCAACGAGCTGCTCCAGCGCATGCTCGCCGAGGTGGCGAAGACGCCCTCCACCCACGCGATCTTCGTCGATGCCGGGTATCTGTACGCGGCCGGTGGACGCCTCGTCGCCGGCACCGAGGACCGCCGCGCGTTCGACCTGGACGCCGAGGGTCTGATCGACGCACTCATCGACAAGGCCCGCACGATCTTCGCGGACAGCCGGCTGCTGCGCGTCTACTGGTACGACGGCGCCCGGCGCCGCATCCACACGGCCGAGCAGCAGACCATCGCGGAGCTGCCGGACGTCAAGGTGCGGCTCGGCAACCTCAACGCCAACAACCAGCAGAAGGGCGTCGACTCCCTCATCCGCTCCGACCTGGAGTCCCTCGCCCGGCACCGCGCCATCAGCGACGCGGCCCTGCTCGGCGGCGACGAGGACCTGGTGTCGGCGGTCGAGGCGGCCCAGGGGTACGGCGCCCGGGTCCACCTCTGGGGCATCGAGGCGCCGGAGGGCCGCAACCAGGCGGAACCCCTCCTGTGGGAGGTCGACAGCCAGCGCACCTTCGACCTCGACTTCTTCAAGCCGTACGTCTCCCGCCGCACGGCGGCCCCCGCCTACGAGACGGCCGCGGGTCGGCCCGCCCGCGAGGACGTGCGGTTCGTGGGCGCGCAGATCGCCGCGAAGTGGTTGGCGGCACGCGGCCGGGACACGCTGGTGGAGCTGCTGCCCGGGCACCCGTACCTGCCCGGCTCGGTGGACCAGGACCTGCTCGTCGAGGCGGAGGGCCTCCTGCAGTACTCACTGCGCGGCCAGGCGGACCTGCGGCGGGCGCTGCGGGACGGCTTCTGGGATCACCTGCGGACGCAGTACTAGGCCGTCCCGGGAGCCGCGGGGTTACCAGGCCCGTCCTGTGCCGTCGTGGGAGTCGGCGGGTGCTTGAGCCGGTTCGATGCCGTCCTGGGAGTCGGCGGGGTGGTCGGGCCGGTCCTGTGCCGTCCCGGGAGCCGGCGAGGCGGTCAGGCCGGTCCGATGCCGTCCCAGAAGTCGGCGAGGGCGTGGGCCGTCGGCAGGGGCCGGTCGGCGTTGGGGGAGTGCTCCGCTCCTGTGATGACCGTGCGGCGTGCGTTCAGCCGCAGGGCCATCTCGTCGAAGATCGCCACCGGCCAGGTGTCGTCGTGCGCGCCCGACAGGACGTGGAACGGCAGCGGGATCGCGGCGAGTTCGGTCACGCGGTCCGGCTCGGTGCACAACTGGCGTCCGGTCGCGAGCAGTTGGGCAGGACTGTGGCCCATCCAACGGCGGCGCAACTGGTCCTGGTCACCGAGGCCGCGGGCGGGCCCGCCGACTTCCTCCGGCGG
This is a stretch of genomic DNA from Streptomyces hawaiiensis. It encodes these proteins:
- a CDS encoding PHP domain-containing protein, with product MRIDLHTHSTASDGTDSPAELVRKAAVAGLDVVALTDHDTTRGHAEAIVALPEGVTLVTGAELSCRIDGISMHMLAYLFDAEEPALLAERELVRDDRVPRAQGMIAKLRELGVPVTWEQVARIAGDGSVGRPHVASALVELGVVPTVNDAFTQDWLADGGRVFVEKHETDPFEAIRLIKGAGGVAVFAHPGASKRGLTVPEAAIAEMAAAGLDGVEVDHMDHDADTRARLRGLAKELGLLVTGSSDYHGSRKTCVLGEYTTDPEVYGEITRRAFGAFPVPGAGGVV
- a CDS encoding NYN domain-containing protein gives rise to the protein MEVMNDDLAALSARIDRTNELLQRMLAEVAKTPSTHAIFVDAGYLYAAGGRLVAGTEDRRAFDLDAEGLIDALIDKARTIFADSRLLRVYWYDGARRRIHTAEQQTIAELPDVKVRLGNLNANNQQKGVDSLIRSDLESLARHRAISDAALLGGDEDLVSAVEAAQGYGARVHLWGIEAPEGRNQAEPLLWEVDSQRTFDLDFFKPYVSRRTAAPAYETAAGRPAREDVRFVGAQIAAKWLAARGRDTLVELLPGHPYLPGSVDQDLLVEAEGLLQYSLRGQADLRRALRDGFWDHLRTQY
- a CDS encoding MarC family protein, whose product is MFDLAVFGSLFLTLFVIMDPPGITPIFLALTAGRPGKVQKRMAFQAVCVAGGVITVFGLLGHQILNYLHVSVPALMIAGGLLLLLIALDLLTGKTDEPKQTKDVNVALVPLGMPLLAGPGAIVSVILAVQKAHGVAAQVSVWAAILAIHVVLWLVMRYSLVIIRIIKDGGVVLVTRLAGMMLSAIAVQQIINGVTQVIQGS
- a CDS encoding DUF6758 family protein, yielding MRGEPSCPKCGGRVRAPGLFSDSWQCDAHGTVHPVQPVIPPSVDALNVVVHRTQVPLWMPWPLPVGWLFTGVACAGDDRTGGRATAVACTGPGPLGGMGELILVAEELGVGLGARYAGMDGPDPGPHMNVEKPPQAKVLAAGRPTPLWHVAGAPDDRAVFAGEALGVWLWAVVWPEQSGLLMYDELVLTDLRDAGAEVELVPCGALSPRLLGA
- a CDS encoding trypsin-like serine peptidase; translation: MSVTDRSHKELHEQAADEAARRYEDSAAERERVEDRLAAGVRFPDSPDALAVRADRILDRGGLSASAVVADIHREAMDLPDANERIIDLSNELQAWSFLPRGVRAGATVARITLRRDGRELPHGTGFLVSPQLMMTNHHVLPDESFARRCFVEFSAQVTADNLPDTVVRMELDPGAFFAADRRLDFALVAVAPAPDGSAPGEIFGWNRLSVQIGKLVLGEKVNIIGHPQGRLKEIALRDNAVLVRLDDFVHYKTDTEPGNSGSPVFNDQWEVVALHHSGVPKKDDQGRVLRKDGRPWQQGDGDDAIEWVANEGVRISSILKHLAGLDLDPGRRALLAEMGPDTGLDRTMATAPARPSPVAGAQSERSAPVPGVTAPSAPAVPVTVPMTGSETAARRPRVGLRARGTAFGGRQHVVFLHGRDQQDNHPDDLRRTWTAGLNRGLTLAGLQPLDPEDVWFPFYGTRLHDLVSGRESTAESIGLDRVSAAAAAEVFAAESPTGSYERLLYEAAARAGMPQNGPATTEGFGAGLIGALHRPLSWLAAKSDLDEWTIATFLRDVDLYLGESAVRQAVLDSVMETMPTNGELVLVTHSLGTVVGMDLLTRLPDGLDPVLLVTAGSPLGLDGVNERLLTRGPHQPPRVRDWVNVWCPTDAVAIGCPLEDERWGKLTQLAVPNGRERAHRMDEYLGHPGPAREIRGVLIRQA